In Glandiceps talaboti chromosome 4, keGlaTala1.1, whole genome shotgun sequence, a single window of DNA contains:
- the LOC144434259 gene encoding glutathione S-transferase omega-1-like, with protein MSLKHLATGAAFPPLKDGTIRLYSMRFCPFAQRTRLVLAAKGIEHETVNCNLKNKPEWLFEKNPKGLVPVVEHGDKVLYESLIVNDYLDEVFPGKRSLNAKDPYQRGLDQIMLDVFTNKVSGNGFKVWRSKGEDKEATENLMIGLGKLEVDLKKRGTTFFGGSQPGMLDYNMWPLFERLHRLAEIYDFVVFGEKIPTLKTYVDNMLLDEGVKAVITPRELVVKHAQSMAAGNVQYDYDE; from the exons ATGTCCCTCAAACATTTAGCCACAG GTGCAGCCTTTCCTCCACTGAAGGATGGCACTATCCGTCTGTACAGTATGAGATTCTGTCCATTTGCCCAGAGAACCAGACTAGTACTGGCTGCCAAAGGCATAGA gcatgAAACGGTTAACTGTAACCTGAAAAATAAACCTGAATggttgtttgaaaaaaatccaaAAGGTTTAGTACCAGTCGTGGAACATGGTGACAAAGTTCTTTATGAATCTTTGATTGTTAATGATTACCTGGATGAAGTCTTTCCTGGTAAAAGATCCCTGAATGCTAAGGATCCGTATCAAAGGGGTTTGGATCAAATTATGCTTGATGTATTCACCAATAAG GTGTCTGGAAATGGCTTTAAGGTATGGAGATCTAAAGGGGAAGATAAAGAAGCCACTGAAAATCTAATGATTGGTCTTGGCAAGCTTGAAGTGGATTTAAAGAAAAGAGGAACAACATTTTTTGGCG GTTCCCAACCTGGCATGTTGGATTACAACATGTGGCCGTTGTTTGAAAGACTCCATCGCTTAGCAGAGATTTATGACTTTGTAGTATTCGGTGAAAAGATTCCAACTCTGAAGACATACGTAGATAACATGTTATTAGATGAAGGCGTGAAAGCTGTAATCACACCTCGAGAGCTGGTGGTGAAGCATGCACAGAGCATGGCGGCA